In Candidatus Hydrogenedentota bacterium, the DNA window CTTCTCCTCCTCCTGCTGCTGCCCCTGCTGTTGATCCTGCTTCTGCTGGTCCTGCTGTTCCTGCTGGTTCTGGTCGCTCTTGGACTGCTCGGAGGACTGTTCGGAGGGCCGGGTCAAGAGTACCACAAGTTCGCCGGGGGCCAGAGGCATGCCCCGGAAGACGACGGTGTCGCCGGGCCGCGCCTGCACCGTGCCCGCGAGGGCGGTGACAATTTTTCCGTCGAGGAGCGCCTCAATGCGCACTTCCATCGCCGCCGTGTCGCCGTCCTGGGACGGCAGCAGGGTGACGGCGGCGGAATAGGTCGCGTTGATGGGGAAGCGGGTTTCCTGTCCCGGCGCGAGTTCCCGGGCCGCCGTTCCAACAAACTCGTATCCCGCGAAACCGAGGGGCTTAAGGGCGGCCTCCAGTGCGGCCAGGCGGTCGTCCGCCGGGGGCACGGCCACCGGGGGATTGACGCCGCAGACGGCGGTCAGGACGCAGGCCACGGGTGCGGGCGCCGTGCCGGGGCCGGGGGCCGCGGCGGGCGGCGCCAATTGGGCGGCCGCGAGGGCGCCGCATCCGGCGGCGGAAAGGGCGATGAGCAGGCATCGGAGCAAGGGCGTCATTTCTCGTCCTCCCCTGCCTTTTCCGGGACCACCAGGCGGGCCGCGTTGCCCTCGCTTTCGACCCGGGCGCCCGGCCACTGGGTGTCTATGTTCAGGAAGTAGGCGCGCGGCGGCTGTTTCTGGTCTTCCGGCGGCGGCTGCTGTTCCTGCCCCTCCTGCTTCTCCGGCGGGTTCTGGAGCAGTTCCTTGAGCCGCAGGCGGAGGTGGTCCAGATTGGTCTGAGCGCCCGGATGATCGGGATGCTCCTCCAGGAACTTGTCAAACGCCGTGATGGCGCCCCGCAGGGCGGCGACAGCCTCCTGGTGCTGCTCCTTTTCGGCGGGGTGCGCCAGGGCGGCGCGCGCCAGCGCGGCGGCCCGCGCAAAGGCCGCGCGGGGCTTCCATTCGGGCGGGGCCGCCGACTCGGCCACGCCGAACATGCGCTCCGCCTCTGCGTACATCTCCAGCGCGGCCGCGGGGTCCGCCTCGGCGCGGGCGGCGGCCGCGGCATACAGGGCCTCGCCGAGGGCGTAGTTTAGTTCGGGGGCGTCCGGGTGGTCCACCTGGGCCTCCCGGAGGGCCTCCACCGCCTGGTCGGGCTGCCCGGAGACGGTGAGTTCCTGCGCCTTTTTCAGCACGGTGCCGACGCCCGCCGCGTGCGCGGCGGCGGCAAGCACCAGGGCGCAGAGGATGAACACGGCCAGGGGGAAGCGCTTATCCATGTTCGGCGAGCCTCCCCGCCGCGCGCAGGCGGCGTGCCCGGACCACGGGGATCAGGGCAAGCCACAACGCCTCGGCGGCGAAACAGAGCATGGCGGCGGCCAGGGGCCAGCGGTAGCGGTTGACCCGGTTGAAGCGGAGTTCGCTGGACAGGGCCCTGGCGCGCACCTGCTCCCACTCGCCGTGAAGAAAGGCCACGTCCGCGTTGTCGGCGGTGGCGCGGGCGTAGGCCCCGCCGTTCTCCTTCGCCAGCCGCGAGAGGTTTTCCTCGTCCAGCCGGGAGAGCCGGGTTCGCTGGTCCTCCGGCACCCGGGCATAGCGCTGCATCCATGCAGGGTAGCTGATCTGAGCACCCTCGGGGGTGCCGATGCCCAGCACATAGATGCCCGCGTAGTCCCGCATTTCCGCGCCCGTGGCCAGCACGTCGCCCGAGGTCTGCTCGCCGTCCGTGACCACGAGGACGACCCGGGCGTGGCGCTGGTCGCCGCCGGATTTCTGGACGTCCTCGTCGAACATGCGCCGGGCCTCCCGGAGGGCTGCGGCGAGGTCGCTGCCCTCGATGCTCAGGGTGTCGGAGGAGACGGCGTCGAGCACGGTGCGGAAATAGTTGTGGTCGAGGGTGAGCGGCACCTGGCAGGACGCCTCCCCCGCGAAGGCAACCAGCCCGAAACGGTCGCCGGGGGACAATTCCACAAGGGACTGTATCTTCTGCCGGGCCTTTTCCAGCCGCGTGGGCAGCGGGTTCTGGGCGTTCATGCTTTCCGACGTGTCCAGCAGCACCAGGACATCGCGTCCGGACCGTGCGGTCTTTCGCCACGCGCTGCCCCACTTGGGCTGGGCCAGCGCAACGAGCAGAAAGGCCACGCCCAGCACCGTGAATACCGCCAGGGGGAGCCGGATCCGGTCCGTGTAGCCTTCCAGCAGGCGGGGGGCCAGCCCCGCGTCCACAAGCAGGGAGAGCCTGCGGCGGCGGCGTTGTTCGCTGTAAAACAGCAGCAGCGCCGCGGCCACCGTCACGAGGAGGCCCGCGGAGACCCACAGCGGCGCCTGCGCCGCGGGGAAGGCAAACTGTATGTCCGTCACGCCCATGAGGTTTCCATTCAGGGAAGGGGGTCCAGCCAGGTCCTGCGGATGACGAGCGACGCGAGCATGAGCGCCGCCCCCGCGAGCACCCACGGCAGGAACCCCTCGTGGTATTCGTAATAGTCGCCCAGGTCTATCTCGGTGGTTTCCAGGGCGCCGATCTCGTCGTAGGCCCCCATCAGGGCCTCCGTGTTTGTCGCCAGGTAATAGCGGCCGCCGGTGCCCTCCGCCACCTCGCGGAGCATTTTCTCGTCAATCGCCTCGCTGCGCACGGGGAAGAACCCGCCGTTGAGCACCTGCTCCTCCGGAGAGCCCGCGCCGATGGTGTACACCCGGATGCCCATCTCTTTGGCGATCTGGGCCGCGGAGAGCGGGTCGAGCTCGCCCCGGTTGTTGCGCCCGTCGGACAGGAGGATGACCACTTTCGATTTCGCCTCGGTCTGGCTCAGGCGTCGCAGGGCGAGGCCCATGGCGGAGCCGATGGCGGTGCCCTGCTTGGAGTCGGGGGCCACCTGGGCGTTCTGCACCTCGCGCTCCAGCACGTCGTAGTCGAGGGTCAGGGGGCACTGCGTCCACGCGATGCCGGAGAAGCAGATGAGGCCCACCCGGTCCATGCCGTAACGGCTTCCCCTCGCCTCGCGGCGGCTGTCAATGAAATTGCTGACCGCCTGCTTGGCCACATGCAGCCGGTCCTGCGGGCGGCCGTCCATCATGAAGTCGGCCTGCCGCATGCTGCCTGAAACGTCCACGCAGAGCAGGATGTCAATCACGCCGGCGCGGTCTCGGCTGAGCTGGTGGCCCGTCATCGGGCCCGCCAGGGCCACGACCAGCAGCGCGAACCCCGCCGCACGCAGGAGCGGGGGCACCGCCAGCACCAGACGGGAGAAGCTCCGGCGGAGTCCGGCGGCTCTGCTTCCGGTGGAGAAGGTCACCGCGCCGCCGGGCCGGGCCGCCACTTCGACCAGCAGCAGCAGCGCGACCGGGATCAGGAGCCAGAAGGCCTGCGGGTAGGTCATCGTGTCGAAACCGAAGGTGGTGAGGAGTCCGCTCATGCCGCCTCCTCCCCCCGGCGCGGGATGGTGGCGGTCACGAAGGCCTCCACCGCGTCGAAATGCTCCTTCGCGCCGTGCCGGGTCGGGACGTGGTTGGCGAACTTGACCCGGTCGCAGAACACCAGGAACTCCGACAGGAAGCCCACCTGTTCCGGCGTCAGTTCGCCGTGTCCGGGGGCCGTCTCCAGAAACTCCTGGGTGGTCTGCTCCGGCGCGGGCAGGGCGAACCGGTCCTCAATGTAGTACCGCAGGATGGCGGAGAGGTCCACATAGAAGGCCTCAAAGCGGCCGGCGTCCGACAGGCCCGCGGCCTGAAGGGTGCGCAGGCGCTGGAAGGCCGTCTCCCAGGGCGGCTTGGGCGGCTCGCCGCCGCGTTTCCCGCGCCGGGTCCTCCGGGCGGCCAGAAGGCCCGCACCGGCCAGGACGGCGAGAATCGCCGGAACGATCAGCCACGGGGATATCTTCCTCCCCGCGCCGAAAACGGCCACGGCGGGCTCGGGGTCCGCGAAGCCCTGGGCGGCCTCGCGTTCGGCGTCGGTCAGCTCGCGGGCGTTCAGGATCGGACCGGGCAGGGTGACGGTCCGCGTCTCCCCTCCCCTCTCCATTTCCACCTTCAGGTCGGGCAGCCGGTACTTGCCGGGGGAGACGACATCCAGCAGGCAGCGCTGCCGGAGACGCTGGACACCTTCGGGCGCGGGCAGGGTTTCCGGGGGGGAGACCTGGGTTTCGATGCCCTCCGGAATCTTGGAGAAGTCGGGGAGGGAGATTTCGACGTCCGCCGGGGCGTCGGCGGTGACCGTGAGCGTTGCCGCCCGGTGGTAGGGGAATTCCGGGGGGGACAGCTCCAGACGGGCGGTTCCGGACGGGGGCTCCGCCCCGGCCACGGCCGCCAGCGCCGCGAAAAGCGGCATCAGGATGTGTCCCGTTCGTCTCAACGCATTCTCCGTTCCCGCATCCGGAAGAAGCGGTGTATCTCGTTCACATAGGGGATGTCCGTGCGGACGTTCATGACGTCCACGCGGGCCTTGCGGAGGCGCTCGTCGCGGGCGCGCCGGGCGGTGTCCGCCGCCTCGGCGTAGGCCCGGCGGAACGCGGCGTTCCGGGTGTTCACGAGCACTTCGGCACCCGTCTCGGCGTCTCGCAGGTTGACCAGGCCGACCGGGGGCAGCTCCTCCTCGCGGGGGTCGGTGACGGTGGCGGCGATGACGTCGTGCCTGCGGTTGCAGATGCGCAGGGCGTCGGCGTAGTGGTCGTCCATGAAGTCCGACACCAGGAAGACGACGGCGCGGCGGCGGACCACGTTGTTGAGGTAGTGGAGGGCCGCGGCGATGTCGGTCCCCTTCCCTTTCGGCTCGTGGCAGAGCACCTCGCGGATGACGCGCAGCACGTGCTTGCGCCCCTTCTGCGGGGGCACGTACAGCTCGACGCGGTCGGTGAAGATCATCAGGCCGACCTTGTCGTTGTTCTGGATCGCCGCGAAGGCGAGGACGGCGCACAGCTCGGCGGCCAGCTCGTTCTTCAGGCGGTTCACGCTGCCGAAGCGGCCCGAGCCGCTCATGTCCACCAGCAGCATCACGGTCAGCTCGCGCTCCTCGGCCATCACCTTGACATGCGGCTCCCCGGTCCGCGCGGTCACGTTCCAGTCAATCGCCCGGATGTCGTCGCCCGGCACATACGAGCGCACCTCCTTGAACTCGATGCCCTGCCCCTTGAAGATGCTCTCGTACTGGCCGGACAGGAACTCGTTCACCATCCGGCTGGTGCGTATCTGGATGCGCCGGACCTGGCGCATGACCTCAGAGGGCAGCATGGACCAGCTCCTCGCCGCAGGTGCAGGGGGACGCCTCCTCGTCGCTCCAGGGGGCCGCGGGGCCGACCACGGCGAGGCCGCCGTCGGGGCCGGGCTTGAGCAGCACGCCGTGGGGCAGCCCGGCCAGCGCCAGGCCCTTGCGGGCGTAGTCCAGGAAGCTGCACGCCCCGAAGCGGCCGCCGTCCACGAAGACCGCGATGCTGTCGCCGACCACCAGGTCGGCGGCGTAGCCGCAGTTCAGCTCGAAGGTGTTCTGGTGCTCGGGGATCCAGACCAGCCGCCGCACATGCAGGCCGCGCCCCCGCAGGACGGCGCAGAGCGCGTCCGCCGGGTTCTCCCCGCCGCAGACCAGGGGCGACGAGGCGGCGTCCAGCACTTCCATGAGCAGGCCGTGGTCGGTTTCGTTCTCAGGATTCATGGGTTCCGTTCTCCTTGATGCGGGCTCTCAGGGCACCGGGACGGTGTCCAGGATCTTGCGGATGATGTCCTCCGCGGTGATGTTTTCGGCCTCCGCCTCGTAGGTGGGCTTGATGCGGTGCCGGAGCACGTCCATCGCCACCTGTTTCACGTCGTTGGGGAACACGTTGCCCTCGCCCTGGAGGAAGGCCATGGCGCGGGCCGCCTGCTGGAGGTAGACCGTGGCGCGGGGGGACGCCCCGTACTCGATGAGGTGGCGGATCTGGAGGCCGAAGGCCTCGGGCTCGCGGGTGGCCCACACGATGTCCACGATGTAGTTCTTCGCCTTGGCGTCCACGTAGATGCGGTTGACGATCTCGCGGGCCTCCATGACCTGCGCGGGCGCGATGACGGGCGACAGGCTCTGCGGATGGAGCAGGTCCACCCGGTCCATGATCTCCCGCTCCTCGGCGCGCGACGGGTAGCCCACCTTCAGCTTGAGCATGAAACGGTCCATCTGGGCCTCGGGCAGCGGGTAGGTGCCCTCCTGCTCGATGGGGTTCTGGGTGGCCAGGACCATGAAGGGGGCCTCCAGCGGGAAGGTCCGGTCCCCGATGGTCACCTGCCGCTCCTGCATGGCCTCGAGCAGGGCGCTCTGCACCTTGGCCGGCGCCCGGTTGATCTCGTCCGCCAGCACGATGTTGGAGAAGACCGGCCCCTTCTTCACGGTGAAGTCCCCGGTTTTCGGGGTGTACACCATCGTGCCGATGAGGTCGGCGGGCAGCAGGTCCGGCGTGAACTGGATGCGCCGGAACACGCAGGACATGGCCTGCGCCAGGGCGTTCACCGCCGTGGTCTTGGCCAGCCCGGGCACGCCCTCGATGAGCACGTGGCCGTTGGCCAGCAGGCCCACGAGCAGGCGCTCCACCATGTAGCGCTGCCCCACGATGATCTTGCCGACGGACTCGCGCAGTTGGTTGATCTGCGGCGCGTGCTGCTCGACTTCCCGGCGCACGGCCTCCACGTTCACGTTCATTGGGCGTTCTCCTGCGGGGGATGGACGGTGTTTCTATACACGGGGACCAGGCGTTCCAGATCCCGGAAATACCCCTCAATCTCGTCGTCCGGCGGCCGCTGTCCGCCGTAGCCGACCCGGTCCACCTGTTTGGACAGGGCCGCCACCAGCGGTTTGGCGGGCTCCAAGACGGTGGCAAGTTCTTTGGCCACCGCCAGCAGCTCGCGGTAGCACGCGTAATGATCGCCGTCCAGCCGGTGCTTCCGGGCCGTGTGCAGCCGGGCGGCCAGCGCCTCGGCCCGGTCGCCCTCCTCCGCCTGGTCCCGGTTCCGGCGGCGCAACACCACGAGCGCGATCCCCCCCGCCAGCATCAGCGCGGCCAGCGCGCCCCCCGCCGCCAGAGCGCGGCCCGGGGCCGGATCCCGGAAGGTGATCTGCGTCGCGGGGGCGTCCAGATACCGGCCGGGGGCCTGGTCAAACCGGCCCACGGGGGGCAGGGTTCCCTCGGCCAGGGGGATTTTCACGGCCGGAAGGTCGTATTCCCCCGCCTGAGTTGCCGTGTAGCGCACCCGCTGGCGCAGTTCCACCTGGCCGTCGGATACGGTGGTTTCCTGCGAAACGTACTCCGCAGTCCCCCAGTCAGGTGGGGACACTTCCAACGGAAAGACCGCGCACGGGCTGGCCTCTGGCCACCGGATCACATACTCGACCGTCACCGGCGCATCGGCACGGGGGTTCCCTGCCGGGACGACCACTTCGCACGAAGGCGCGCCCTCCTCGCACCAACCCGCGAGGGGTGCCAGGGTGAGAAGCACCGCAAAGGCGGTCGCCGCACTATTTCGGAAAACAGTCATGCGGGGCATGAATCAAGAAATGTGCCACGAGAAAGAAAGGTGTAACTGATTGGAAATAATAATCTTAAGAATGCAGGCGTTTGTGGGCCGCAGCCTTATTTGGGGCAGGAAAAGGGCATATTCCCGATACGGGTTAGCGGGACACCGGCGGTCCGGCGGGTCGGAAGACAAGGCCAGCGGGACGCTGGCGCTACGGAAGGGCGGAAGACAGGGCCGTCATGTAGCGCCGCCGTCCCGGCGGCCTTGTCTTCGAACCTCACGCCGACCCGGTCAGACAGGTCAGACAGGTCCGACTGGTCAGACAGGTCCGAGGGGTGCTCGGAGTGGTTTGATGGCCCCACGCGTATGGGCTATAATGCCTGTCCACAGGTTCGGGGGCGGTCCCCCGGGAGTCAAACCAGCGCAAGGAGAGAAGAGACCATGGCGAACTTCAAATTGGGATTCATCGGGGCGGGCTTCATCGCGAAGTTCCAGGCCAAGGCCGTGTCGCAGATCCGCGGCGTGGATTTGGCGGGTGTCTGCGCGCTGAAGGGCGCGGAGGAGCTTGCGGACTACGCGAACCAGGCGGGGATCGGCCCCTGCGCGGTGTATCCGTCGGTGGCGGAACTGTGCAAGGCGGTGGACGCCGTGGCGATTTTCGCCCCGAACATGGCGCGCATCCAGCTCATGCAGGAAATCTCCGACGCCGTTGAAGCGGGCGCGGGGATCAAGGGCGTGATCTGTGAGAAGCCCCTGGGCCGCACGGTGGCCGAGGCCGCCCAGATCGTCGAGCTGGCGAAGCGGACGGGCCTGCCCACGGCGTACTTCGAGAACCAGGTACACATGAAGGGCATCCGGGCGCAGATGGAGCAGCTGGCACCGGTGCAGGCGCAGATGGGGCCGCTGGCCCTCGCCCGCAGCTCCGAGGAGCATTCCGGGCCGCACGAGCCGTGGTTCTGGGACCCCACCCGCCAGGGCGGCGGCGTGCTCTCCGACATGGGCTGCCACAGCATCGCGGTCGGCTGGTATGTGCTCACCCCCGTGGGCAAGCCGGCGACCTTCCTGGAGCCCATCTCCGTGTCGGCGACGACCAGCCTGCTGAAGTGGGGCGTGCCCCGCTACCGCAAGGAGCTGCTGGACCGGATGGGCGTGGACTACGCCAAGACGCCGGCCGAGGACTTCTGCACGGGCATCGTGACCTTCAAGAACCCCGAGACGAGCCAGCTGGTCCAGGCGCAGTTCACCAACTCCTGGATGTACGACAAGCAGGGGCTCCGCCTGGCCATGGACGGCCTCGGGCCCGGCTACGCCTTCGAGCTGAACTCCCTCAAGTCCCCGCTGGAAATCTTCATCGGCGACCAGGCGGCAGAGGCGGCGGCGGACACCGAGCTGGCGCTGGAGAAGTCCACGGCCAGCCGCGGCCTCCTCGCCGTGGAGACGAACGAGGCGGACCTGTACGGGTATGTGGACGAGATTCAGGACGCCGTGGCGTCGTTCCAGGCGGGCCGCGACGGGTTCCTGAACTTCGAGTACGGCGCGATGATCACCAAGCTCTGCCAGGCGGCCTACATGTCCGCCGAGGAGGGCAAGACCATCTACCTGACCGACAAGGACACGCAGACGGCGCTCAAGAACTACAAGTCCCTCATTTCCCAGGGGCGGGGCGCCGAGGTGCTCTTCTAGCCGCAACCTCTTGCTGAAAACGAAGCGCCGCGACCGGCCATCCGGTCGCGGCGCTCTTTCTTGGCGAGCCCCTGACCGCCGTGGGCGGGAATTCTGCCTATGAAGTGAGGGCTGCGGGAGGGCTGGAAACGTAGACGCGGCATCTTGCCGCGTTCTTGGGGTTTTCGTTGGATCAAGAACGCGCCAAGATGGCGCGTCTACTTGCGGGCGTTCTCGACGACTTACTTCATTAGCAGGGGGCGCTACTTCTCCGGCGTGGCTTCAGGTTCAGCCTTCGCCGCCGCCGGGGGCAGGGCCTTCTCGATGGCCGCCGTCACGTCGGCCGCGTCGGGCTTGGTTTTCGGGTGGAACCGGGCAACCACTTTTCCCGAGGCATCCACGAGGAATTTGCCGAAGTTCCACTCGATGTCGCCGGAGAAGCCGGGGTTGGTCTTTTCGGAGGTCAGCCAGGCGTAGAGCGGGGCGATGTCCTCCCCTTTCACGGATATTTTGGCGAACAGGGGGAAGGACACGTCGAACTTGGTGCGGCAGAAGGTGGCGATTTCCTCGTTGGTGCCGGGTTCCTGGCCGAGGAAGTTGTTGGCGGGGAACCCCAGCACGACCAGCCCCCGGTCCTTGTACTTCCGGTAGACCGCCTCCAGGGCGTCATACTGCGGGGTGAGGCCGCACTTGGAGGCGACGTTCACGATCAGGACGGCCTTCCCTTTGTATTTGGAGAGGTCCACGTCGCTGCCTTCGATGTCCTTGACCGTGAGGTCGAGGGGGCCCTTCACCTCCGGCGGGTCCACGGCGAGGGAACTGCAGCTCACCCCGACCAGGGAAAGCCCCAGCGTGAACACCGACGCCAGCTGTTTTCTCATGCCCATTTCTTCTCTCCCGCCGCCGGTCCGGCTCGCCGCGTTTCGAACGCCCCCCGTCCTCCCTCCCCGGCTTGAGTAACACGGGCGTCAGAAGGTATAATCCCGCTTCCCGTCCGTTCCCGGCGGGGGCGGCGTGTGTAGCCAGAATCATGGCCCTTTCCGGGCCGTCCAACCTGCAACGCGGAGGCGATTTTTGATGGCAACCATGGACCCTGCAATGGTACATAACGTTGGGATGCTTGGTCATGGCAGCGTGGGGAAGACGCTGTTTGTCGAGCGCGTGCTGAACCAGCTTGGGCTCACCTCGCGCATGGGGAGCATCGAGGAGGGGAACACGGTCTGCGACTATCTCGAGGAGGAGATCGAGCGGAAGTGCACCATCGCCATGAAGATGGTCCACCTCACGTGGAAAGAGCGCCGCATCCACATGATTGACCACCCGGGCTATGTGGACTTCTTCGGCGAGCCTTCGTCCTCCGTTCCCCTGCTGGACGGGATTGTGGTGATGGTGGACGCCTCCGTGGGCGTGCAGGTGGGCACGGACAACGCCATGCGCCTTGCGGACAAGTTCAACGTCCCGCGCGCGTTTTTTGTGAACAAGCTGGACCGCGAGCACACGGACTTCCTGGAGGTCGTGAAGGCTTTGCAGGAGACCTATGGCAAGCACTGCGTGCCGCTGGTGGCCCCTGTGGGCGCGGGCGCCGGGCTCAAGGGCGTGGTCAACATCGTCACGGGCGACGCGTCGGCGGTGGACGGGGCGGACGCCCTGAAGGACGCGCTGGTCGAGACGGTCGCCGAGACCGACGAAGAGCTGACGATGAAGTACCTGGACGCCCTGGAGCTGTCCCACGAGGACTTCGTCACGGGCCTGCAGAACGGCATCACCAGCGGCAAGATCGTGCCGATCATCGCGGGCAGCGTCAGCATGGGCTTCGGCCTCAGTGAGCTGATGGACCTCATCGCCGAGTCCTTCCCGAACCCGCTGCTGCGCAAAGTGGTGGCCAGGGATTCCGGCGAGAACGACGTTGAGGTCAAGGTGGGCGCCTCCGAGCCCTTCTTCGGGCAGGTGTTCCGCCAGGTCGTGGATCCCTATGTGGGCCACCTGACCCTGTTCCGCGTGCTGAGCGGCACCCTGAAGAGCGACTCCGAGTTCTACAACGTGACCACCAACACCAAAGAGCGCACCGGCAAGGTGTTCCTGGTGCGGGGCAAGGAGCAGGTCGCGGTGGACGAGGTGGGGCCGGGCGACCTGGCCGCCCTCACGAAGCTGAAGAACACCCATTTTGGCGACACGATCGCCGCGCCGGGCACGAACGTCTTCATGCCCCCGATCCAGCTTCCCGTCTCCATGGTGAAGCTGGCCATCCTGCCCAAGGCGCGGGCGGACGAGGACAAGCTGGGCGAGGCGCTGAACCGCCTGGCCGAGGAGGACTCGACGTTCACGCACTACCGCGACCCGGACACCAACGAGCATGTCATCCGGGGCATGGGCGACCTGCAGCTGGACATCCTGCTCAAGCGCATGGCGCGCAAGTACAAGGTGGAGGTGGAGACGCGCACCCCGAAGGTCGCCTACCGCGAGACCATCAAGGGCACGGCCGAGGTGCAGGGCAAGCACAAGAAGCAGACCGGCGGCCACGGCCAGTTCGGCGACGTCTGGCTGCGCCTCAAGCCGAACGAGCGCGGCGGCGGGTACCAGTTTGTTGACAGCGTCGTGGGCGGCGTGGTGCCCAAGCAGTACATCCCCCACGTGGACAAGGGCAGCTTCGAGGCGCTGCAGCAGGGCGTCATCAGCGGCAACCCGGTGGTGGACATCATCGTGGAGCTGTACTTCGGCTCCTTCCACGCCGTGGACTCCTCCGAAATGGCGTTCAAAATCGCGGCCCGCAAGGCCATCCAGAAGGCGGTCAAGGAGGCGAAGCCCTGCCTGCTCGAGCCGATCATGGAGATCGCGGTGACGGTGCCGTCGGAGTTCATGGGCGACATCAGCGGCGACATGAACAGCCGCCGCGGCCGGCTCCTCGGCATGGACGCCGTGGGCGGCGGCCGCCAGGTCATCAAGGCGCTGGTTCCCGAGGCGGAGATCCTCCGCTACTCCACGGAGCTGCGCAGCATGACGCAGGGCCGGGGCAGCTATGAGCTGAAGTTCAGCCACTACGACGAGGTTCCGGACCACGTGGCGAAGGAGCTCATCGCGGCCTACGAGAAGACCCGCAGCGGCGAGGAAGAGGACTGATCCCAGCCCGAACACACGGGCCGGACGGGCAAGCGCCCTGTCCGGCCCGTTTTTTTGTTGGGAGAGGTGCGCCCTTCCCCCCGCAGGATGCGCCTGACCGCGGGCATTCCGACAAGAGATTGCCGCGGCGGCCCGGGGCTTTGGCGGGAACGAGATTGCCGCGCTTCGCTCGCAATGACCGCAGAAACGCGTGTCCTTTCGGCGGCTGCGGCGCTCACCGTCATCGCGAAGGAGCGCCAGCGACTAAAGCGATCTCGTTCTCGAATTGCCGCGAACGCGCGCGAAGGCCATTTCGGCGGTCAGGGCTTCTTCGCCCACCGGATCGCCTGGCGGACCAGGGTGCGGTAGTTGTCGTCGCCGAAGCTCAGCTTGTCGTGCCCGAGCTGGATGTAGCACACCTTGGCGTTTTTGTACTGGCGGGTCCAGGCCGCCTCGCGCTGCGCCTCGGGATGGTCCTCACCCACCAGCAGGTGGTTGTCCGGCTCCACGAGAAAGCCCTTGTAGGTCTCGTCGCGGACCACGAAGTCCTTCAGGCCGGCGGTGACGGGGTGCGCGGGATCCTCGATCTTGCAGGGAATGTCCACATCGTGCCGGTAGGTGGACGCGGGGATGGTCTTCCCGCCCACTTCTGTGTCCTTGAGGAAATACCGCGCCCCGATGATCTTCCAGTATTCGGGCCAGTCGTTGAACGCGGCGATGGCGTGGTGCAGCACGACCAGCCCCACGCCCCTGTCCAGCAGGGACAGGAAGTTGGCCTTGCGCTTCTCCGAAATCTTCTGGCTCATGTTGTAGAGCACGAGCACGTCGTAGGGCCAGGCGCTGATGTCCTCGAACACCTCGCTCTCGTCCTTCAGGTCGTGGAAGGTCACGTCGAGCTCCGTCATGGCGTCGAAAAGCGCCCGGAACTCCGGCTCGTCGAAGCTGTGCCCGCCGGTCACGACCAGCACGCGGGGCTTTGGGGTGGTGTCAGGGGCCTCTGCGCCCGCGCCGAGTCCCAGGCAGCAGGCGGAAAGGACGGCCAGGGTTGCCAGCATGGCATGTTCTCCTTTGTTCTCAGGAACCCGGCGCGCCGGGTTCGATCACAAGCGCGTTGTGGATGCCCAGCCCGCCAATTTTGGCGGTGAGCAGGCCGCCGTCCCAGGACCAGTCCAGCCCCTTGTCGTCGGGGGCGAGGAAGACCCTGGCCGGTTTTTCGGCGAGGGGAACGGTGACGGTGAAGGGGCCCGTGTCGGGTACGGACTCCGCCATGTGGCGGCTGGGGGACAGGTAGCCGCCGACGGACCGGTTGACCAGCTGGATGAGCGTGCGGCCGTCCTTCTTGCGGGCGGCCATCTCGACCCACCAGGGGCCGTCCACCCGCGCCATCGGCGCGGGGTTCAGGGCGGCGACCATTTCGCCGATGAAGC includes these proteins:
- a CDS encoding VWA domain-containing protein is translated as MGVTDIQFAFPAAQAPLWVSAGLLVTVAAALLLFYSEQRRRRRLSLLVDAGLAPRLLEGYTDRIRLPLAVFTVLGVAFLLVALAQPKWGSAWRKTARSGRDVLVLLDTSESMNAQNPLPTRLEKARQKIQSLVELSPGDRFGLVAFAGEASCQVPLTLDHNYFRTVLDAVSSDTLSIEGSDLAAALREARRMFDEDVQKSGGDQRHARVVLVVTDGEQTSGDVLATGAEMRDYAGIYVLGIGTPEGAQISYPAWMQRYARVPEDQRTRLSRLDEENLSRLAKENGGAYARATADNADVAFLHGEWEQVRARALSSELRFNRVNRYRWPLAAAMLCFAAEALWLALIPVVRARRLRAAGRLAEHG
- a CDS encoding VWA domain-containing protein, with protein sequence MSGLLTTFGFDTMTYPQAFWLLIPVALLLLVEVAARPGGAVTFSTGSRAAGLRRSFSRLVLAVPPLLRAAGFALLVVALAGPMTGHQLSRDRAGVIDILLCVDVSGSMRQADFMMDGRPQDRLHVAKQAVSNFIDSRREARGSRYGMDRVGLICFSGIAWTQCPLTLDYDVLEREVQNAQVAPDSKQGTAIGSAMGLALRRLSQTEAKSKVVILLSDGRNNRGELDPLSAAQIAKEMGIRVYTIGAGSPEEQVLNGGFFPVRSEAIDEKMLREVAEGTGGRYYLATNTEALMGAYDEIGALETTEIDLGDYYEYHEGFLPWVLAGAALMLASLVIRRTWLDPLP
- a CDS encoding DUF58 domain-containing protein — encoded protein: MLPSEVMRQVRRIQIRTSRMVNEFLSGQYESIFKGQGIEFKEVRSYVPGDDIRAIDWNVTARTGEPHVKVMAEERELTVMLLVDMSGSGRFGSVNRLKNELAAELCAVLAFAAIQNNDKVGLMIFTDRVELYVPPQKGRKHVLRVIREVLCHEPKGKGTDIAAALHYLNNVVRRRAVVFLVSDFMDDHYADALRICNRRHDVIAATVTDPREEELPPVGLVNLRDAETGAEVLVNTRNAAFRRAYAEAADTARRARDERLRKARVDVMNVRTDIPYVNEIHRFFRMRERRMR
- a CDS encoding MoxR family ATPase; the encoded protein is MNVNVEAVRREVEQHAPQINQLRESVGKIIVGQRYMVERLLVGLLANGHVLIEGVPGLAKTTAVNALAQAMSCVFRRIQFTPDLLPADLIGTMVYTPKTGDFTVKKGPVFSNIVLADEINRAPAKVQSALLEAMQERQVTIGDRTFPLEAPFMVLATQNPIEQEGTYPLPEAQMDRFMLKLKVGYPSRAEEREIMDRVDLLHPQSLSPVIAPAQVMEAREIVNRIYVDAKAKNYIVDIVWATREPEAFGLQIRHLIEYGASPRATVYLQQAARAMAFLQGEGNVFPNDVKQVAMDVLRHRIKPTYEAEAENITAEDIIRKILDTVPVP
- a CDS encoding Gfo/Idh/MocA family oxidoreductase; this encodes MANFKLGFIGAGFIAKFQAKAVSQIRGVDLAGVCALKGAEELADYANQAGIGPCAVYPSVAELCKAVDAVAIFAPNMARIQLMQEISDAVEAGAGIKGVICEKPLGRTVAEAAQIVELAKRTGLPTAYFENQVHMKGIRAQMEQLAPVQAQMGPLALARSSEEHSGPHEPWFWDPTRQGGGVLSDMGCHSIAVGWYVLTPVGKPATFLEPISVSATTSLLKWGVPRYRKELLDRMGVDYAKTPAEDFCTGIVTFKNPETSQLVQAQFTNSWMYDKQGLRLAMDGLGPGYAFELNSLKSPLEIFIGDQAAEAAADTELALEKSTASRGLLAVETNEADLYGYVDEIQDAVASFQAGRDGFLNFEYGAMITKLCQAAYMSAEEGKTIYLTDKDTQTALKNYKSLISQGRGAEVLF
- a CDS encoding glutathione peroxidase; translated protein: MRKQLASVFTLGLSLVGVSCSSLAVDPPEVKGPLDLTVKDIEGSDVDLSKYKGKAVLIVNVASKCGLTPQYDALEAVYRKYKDRGLVVLGFPANNFLGQEPGTNEEIATFCRTKFDVSFPLFAKISVKGEDIAPLYAWLTSEKTNPGFSGDIEWNFGKFLVDASGKVVARFHPKTKPDAADVTAAIEKALPPAAAKAEPEATPEK